Proteins from a genomic interval of Thermoanaerobacterium thermosaccharolyticum DSM 571:
- a CDS encoding GntR family transcriptional regulator: MNIVISNSSDEPIYEQIKRQIKNSILSGELKEGELMPSIRNLAKELMISVITTKRAYEDLEKEGYIVTRPGKGSYVAAQNKEFMREMRLKIVEEKLSEAVEAGKAIDLKLEEMEEMLRLLYE; this comes from the coding sequence ATGAATATTGTAATTTCAAATTCATCTGATGAACCAATATATGAGCAAATAAAAAGGCAGATTAAAAATTCAATCTTAAGTGGCGAACTTAAAGAAGGAGAATTAATGCCATCTATTAGAAATCTTGCAAAAGAACTTATGATAAGTGTTATAACGACAAAGAGAGCTTATGAAGATCTGGAAAAAGAAGGCTACATTGTTACAAGACCTGGCAAGGGGTCGTATGTGGCTGCTCAAAATAAAGAATTTATGAGGGAGATGAGGTTAAAAATTGTAGAGGAGAAACTTTCTGAAGCAGTTGAAGCGGGTAAAGCTATTGATTTAAAGTTAGAAGAAATGGAAGAGATGCTAAGACTTTTATATGAGTAA